A DNA window from Dunckerocampus dactyliophorus isolate RoL2022-P2 chromosome 17, RoL_Ddac_1.1, whole genome shotgun sequence contains the following coding sequences:
- the ark2ca gene encoding E3 ubiquitin-protein ligase RNF165, whose translation MVLVHVGYLVLPVFGSVRNRGAHFTRHQHSHATSCRHFHLGAPQAPISAEFPLGHTSQPPQTGLATHLPPAHHPPLTALPTAPQFQDVSGPPFLPQALHQQYLIQQQLLEAQHRRILPHSRRSQERIPLNPHRLRSVYEYSPPLHVPQPMAQQPRYLAEGTDWDLSVDAGPLPHHQYHLQQLPQHYQHYLASPRMHHFARNTSSAQVVVHEIRNYPYPQLHLLALQSLNPSRHATAVRESYEELLQLEDRLGSVSRGAVQTTIERFTFPHKYKKRKPLQLKIGEEETDVDEKCTICLSMLEDGEDVRRLPCMHLFHQGCVDQWLATSRKCPICRVDIETQLNADS comes from the exons GAGCACACTTTACCAGGCACCAACACAGCCATGCTACCTCCTGCCGACACTTTCATCTGGGCGCCCCGCAGGCGCCCATCTCGGCCGAGTTCCCTTTAGGGCACACCAGCCAGCCCCCTCAGACGGGCCTGGCCACCCACCTTCCACCCGCACACCATCCGCCCCTCACTGCCCTGCCCACGGCCCCTCAGTTCCAGGACGTGTCGGGGCCTCCGTTCCTACCTCAGGCCTTACACCAGCAATACCTCATCCAGCAGCAGCTTCTGGAAGCGCAGCACCGCCGTATTCTACCCCACTCCAG AAGATCCCAGGAGCGTATCCCCCTGAACCCTCACCGACTGCGGTCTGTCTACGAGTACTCCCCTCCACTCCATGTCCCCCAGCCAATGGCACAGCAGCCGAGGTACCTTGCCGAAGGCACAGACTG GGATCTCAGCGTAGACGCCGGCCCCCTCCCTCACCACCAGTACCACCTACAGCAACTTCCGCAGCACTATCAGCACTACCTGGCCTCCCCCCGAATGCACCACTTCGCCAGGAACACGTCGTCTGCCCAAGTG gtTGTGCATGAAATCCGAAACTACCCGTACCCTCAGCTGCACTTGTTGGCGCTGCAAAGTCTGAACCCCTCCAGGCACGCTACTGCGGTGCGGGAAAGCTACGAG GAGCTGCTTCAGTTGGAGGACCGTTTAGGGAGTGTCAGCCGAGGCGCTGTTCAAACCACCATCGAGAGGTTCACCTTcccacacaaatacaaaaag AGGAAGCCCCTGCAGTTAAAGATTGGGGAGGAGGAGACGGACGTGGACGAGAAGTGTACCATCTGTTTATCCATGCTGGAGGATGGGGAGGACGTCAG GAGGTTACCCTGCATGCACCTCTTCCACCAAGGCTGCGTGGACCAATGGCTGGCAACCAGCAGGAAGTGTCCAATCTGTCGAGTTGACATCGAGACACAGCTGAACGCCGACAGCTGA